Proteins encoded together in one Salmo trutta chromosome 3, fSalTru1.1, whole genome shotgun sequence window:
- the LOC115175724 gene encoding ubiquinone biosynthesis O-methyltransferase, mitochondrial yields the protein MILEQSSQPRIRSASKTTVDPNEVKRFQLLANKWWNEQGDFAALHSMNDLRVPFIRDHLLNAHGGRRPGKPLAGLRILDVGCGGGLLTEPLGRLGADVLGIDPVADSIGTAEVHAWHDPDLRGNVRYRAITLEELSEKGGQGAGQFDAVVASEVVEHLADLETFTLCCNQVLKPGGSLFITTINKTRLSYALAIVAAEEVLRIVPSGTHDWDKFVSPMELERLLESNGFHVESIRGMLYNPLSGAWSWTESTSINYALHAVKLEEEPNLDEDDPEDPTVIVAQAKARRWYS from the exons ATGATCTTGGAACAGAGTAGCCAGCCCAG GATTCGCTCTGCCTCCAAGACCACTGTGGACCCAAATGAGGTGAAGAGGTTCCAGCTTCTCGCCAACAAGTGGTGGAACGAGCAGGGAGACTTCGCAGCCCTCCACTCAATGAATGACCTCAGGGTGCCTTTCATacg GGATCATCTTTTGAATGCACATGGAGGGCGGCGCCCGGGGAAACCACTGGCAGGGCTCAGAATACTGGACGTAGGCTGTGGAGGGGGGCTGCTCACTGAG CCCTTGGGTAGACTGGGGGCAGATGTACTAGGCATTGACCCGGTGGCAGACAGTATTGGGACAGCAGAGGTACATGCGTGGCATGATCCAGACCTGCGTGGCAATGTGCGCTACCGTGCCATCACTCTGGAGGAGCTCTCTGAAAAGGGGGGTCAAGGAGCGGGCCAGTTTGATGCAGTGGTGGCCTCTGAGGTGGTGGAACATCTGGCTGACCTGGAAACCTTCACACTCTGCTGCAACCAGGTGCTCAAG CCAGGAggctccctcttcatcaccaccatcaacaaGACCCGGCTGTCGTATGCCCTGGCCATCGTGGCAGCAGAGGAGGTGCTACGTATCGTGCCCAGCGGGACTCATGACTGGGACAAGTTTGTCAGCCCCATGGAGCTGGAGCGCCTGCTAGAGTCCA ATGGTTTCCATGTGGAGTCTATCCGAGGGATGCTGTATAACCCTCTGTCAGGGGCCTGGAGCTGGACAGAGAGCACCAGCATCAACTACGCCCTGCACGCGGTCAAACTCGAGGAGGAACCGAACCTTGACGAGGACGACCCCGAAGACCCCACCGTGATAGTGGCCCAAG